A stretch of the Aegilops tauschii subsp. strangulata cultivar AL8/78 chromosome 4, Aet v6.0, whole genome shotgun sequence genome encodes the following:
- the LOC109747322 gene encoding uncharacterized protein, with translation MAPSASMLFLSYHQLHHGPADAPHVDKDGAGAGTGGFRFGFGNVFFSLGVLAPKRRDAAVHDGKQRARQAGGEEEEEEPATLASKFDEAVRLSCWSS, from the coding sequence ATGGCCCCGAGCGCGTCGATGCTGTTCCTGAGCTACCACCAGCTGCACCACGGCCCCGCCGACGCGCCGCACGTCGACAAGGATGGCGCCGGCGCGGGCACCGGCGGCTTCAGGTTCGGCTTCGGCAATGTCTTCTTCTCCCTCGGCGTCCTGGCGCCGAAGCGGCGGGATGCGGCGGTGCACGACGGGAAGCAGAGGGCGCGTCaggccggcggcgaggaggaggaggaggagcccgcGACGCTGGCGAGCAAGTTCGATGAGGCCGTGCGGCTCAGCTGCTGGTCGTCCTGA
- the LOC109747321 gene encoding lariat debranching enzyme: MKIAVEGCMHGELDKVYDTMQRLEAAEGIKIDLLICCGDFQAVRNESDLQCVNVPPKFRTMNSFWKYYSGQAVAPYPTIFIGGNHEAANYLWELYYGGWAAPNIYFLGFAGVVKFGNIRIGGMSGIHKQHDYHRGHHERPPYDNATIRSVYHVRHYDVLKLMHVKEPLDIFMSHDWPLGITEYGNWERLLREKPFFTEEVHQRKLGSESAAKLLNKLKPPYWFSAHLHCRFPAIIQHGEDGPTTKFLALDKCLPGRNFLQVIDIPSNPGPYEIQYDEEWLAITRRFNSAFPLTRMPCTIRNEELDIQDDRQWVRSKLNARGAKTFDFVQTAPPYDPSRPVYNPPIAVPCRNPQTESFLQFLELPYLLDSSNPGGVDINVSSSQAAPALDNDDIELPDEVEDDEDDEE; encoded by the exons ATGAAG ATCGCGGTGGAGGGATGCATGCACGGTGAGCTGGACAAGGTCTACGACACGATGCAGCGGCTCGAGGCGGCCGAGGGCATCAAGATCGACCTCCTCATCTGCTGCGGCGACTTCCAG GCTGTAAGGAATGAGAGTGATTTACAGTGTGTAAATGTCCCACCAAAGTTTCGTACCATGAACTCGTTTTGGAAGTACTACTCTGGGCAAGCAGTTGCCCCATACCCAACTATCTTCATCGGCGGGAATCATGAAGCAGCCAATTATTTGTGGGAACT GTACTATGGAGGATGGGCAGCACCTAACATCTACTTCTTGGGGTTTGCTGGTGTTGTTAAGTTTGGAAATATTCGAATTGGTGGAATGTCAGGAATACATAAGCAACATGATTATCACCGAG GACATCATGAGAGGCCTCCATACGATAATGCTACTATACGATCAGTGTACCATGTAAGGCATTACGATGTTCTCAAGCTAATGCATGTGAAGGAGCCTCTAGATATATTCATGTCACATGACTGGCCTCTGGGCATTACTGAATATGGAAACTGGGAGAGGCTCCTTCGAGAAAAACCGTTCTTCACAGAAGAG GTCCACCAGAGAAAACTAGGCAGCGAATCTGCAGCAAAATTGTTGAACAAATTAAAACCACCGTACTGGTTTTCAGCTCATCTTCATTGTAGGTTTCCAGCTATCATTCAACATGGTGAGGATGGACCTACGACTAAGTTCCTTGCACTCGATAAGTGCCTCCCCGGGCGGAATTTTTTGCAG GTAATAGACATTCCATCCAATCCAGGACCATATGAAATCCAGTATGATGAAGAATGGCTTGCAATAACACGGAGATTCAATAGTGCTTTCCCCTTAACTCGGATGCCATGTACAATTCG GAACGAAGAACTTGACATTCAAGATGACCGGCAGTGGGTTAGGAGCAAGTTGAATGCTAGAGGGGCTAAGACATTTGATTTTGTCCAGACTGCTCCACCTTATGATCCGTCCAGGCCAGTTTATAATCCCCCCATAGCAG ttccTTGCAGAAACCCACAAACTGAATCATTTCTCCAGTTTTTAGAGCTCCCATATCTGCTGGACTCGTCTAATCCTGGCG GTGTTGATATAAATGTATCGAGCTCTCAGGCAGCACCTGCACTAGACAACGACGACATAGAGCTCCCCGATGAAGTTGAAGACGACGAAGATGATGAGGAGTGA